The window TTTCATCTATACAACTTGGATTTAAACTAACCAAAAATCTAACAAATTCAAGATTGCCTGCTTTGATAGCATCAAAAATCGCATGATGCACACCCAATAAATTAGATTCCCCTAATATTGAAAAAAACAAAAATGTTAATAATTTAAAATACTTTTTCATGGTATTCCCCCAACTTATTTTTAATTTAATTGAATTCTAACTTCATATTATTGAATAAGTTCCATAGAAGTAGCCCCCCTACTTTTTAGAAACGTTATTGTATTCTTTAAATTTTCTATAACTTCAGATTGCAAATCTATTTTTTCTTGAAATTCATCTAAAAATTTTTCTGTAAATTTAGCATCCACCTTCATTAAATAGTTATATGTTTTTCCCAACTCTTTAAAATAAGGCATTTCAATGGCGTTATATTTAATAATTGCAGTATCTAAAATCGAATCCCCAAAGGAGTTAACATAAGAAACATCCGCTCCATTATTAACTAATAACTTAACCAAATGATGTGGAATATTTTTATATACTGCTACCTGCAAAACAGAAAAACCAGGTAATCTTGTTTCAACTACGTTTACATCTACCACAACATACAAGATTAAAAATTTAAAAATTTTTTCTAAAATTTCACGCTTATCTAAATCTTCTTCGTCGCCTAATCTCTCACATAATTTAAATAAAGGATTTACACCTCTTTCATCGACAAAATTTACAGATTCAGGATCTTCTTCAACCAAAAGTTTAATTCGCTCATAATCTGCATTTTCTACCACATCAAAGATTTCATGATGTTCTGCAAATATGCTAAAAGCACTCCCAAGTATTGATAAAAATATTAATAGTTTTAAACTTTTTTTCATAAATAATTTTATTAAGCTTCTGATCTAAGACTCTTCTGAATCAAAGAAATTAGGGTTTCAAATTTATTTAACACTACACTTTGGGTTGCAAATTCAGATTGAAGATCTATTAAACATTTTTCGTTATATTCAAGCACTCTCAAAAAGCTAGGAAGATAACTTGATGGTGTTAATTTTAAAATATTTTCTTGATGATATTTTATTGATAACTTCAACGGCCGATAAATGATTAAAACAGCACATAGCTTATTCTCAGCAACATTTAAAACTGAATCTCCAAAAGAATTTATATAAGAAACCCTTGCCCCTTTTTCAATTAATGATGCAATGGAATCATATGAAAGATCATTTTGCACTGCACATTGTAAAACTGAAAAATTGGGAATATTCGGTTCAATAAAATTTACATCTGCATCCGTACTCTGTAAAAAATATAAAAATATTTTTTCTAAATTTTTACGTCTATTAAAATCCTCTTCCGAACCATATATATCACACAATTTAAACAAAGGAGTAACACCTTTTTCATCAATACAATTTACACATGTACAATCTTGCCTTATCAATGTTTTAATTCCTTCAAAATCCGCCAAAACTAAAGTATCAAAAATTACATGATGCACTCCAAATAAATTCGACGCGCCTAATATTGAAAAAAACAAAAATGTTAATAATTTAAAATACTTTTTCATAAATAACCTTCCATTTTTATGAATTTAGGATTTAGGTAGTGAAATAAATTCATCATTTTTAATAAATCGTGGACAATTTTACGCTGACAATCAAAAGGGAAACTTAGATGCTCTTCTAAATGAAATTGATGTTTTTCTCGTTGTTGTATTAAATCTTCTAATGAATATCCACAATATTTAGAACATTCCATATCCCTAATTTTTTTTATTTTATTTTTATGAGAATTAATTTCTTTCCGAAGCGCATCTAAAACTACTTTTTCCTTTAAATAATTTTTTTCTGCTATATCCAATACAGAATTTCCAGATAAATTTACATAAGAAATATCTGCGCCCTTTTTTACCAATAATTCAATTAAAGAATATGAAATATCTTTATCAATAGCATATTGTAAAATTGAAAATTTTGGCGCTGTTTCTAAAACTGAATTTACATTCACATCTGTATATTTAACTATATATCTAAAAATATTTTTTAATTTTTTACGTCTATCAAAATCCTCTTCCGAACCATATAAATCACATAATTTAAATAAAGGCGAAACTCCATTTTCATCAACAAAATTTACAGATTCAGGCTCTCTTTCCAATACCAAAAGAACTTTGCTATAACTAGCTTTTTCTATCGCATCAAAAATTGCATGATGCTCACAAAACAAATTGGAAACGGAAATTAATGCAAGAAATGCAAAAGTTAATAATTTAAAACCTTTTTTCATAAATAACCCCCAAATTTAACAAATTTTGATATTTAAACGCTGGATGATTGTTATATTCTAATTGAAAATAAAAATAAATCAACCGCTAAAATAAAGAACTATTTTAATCGATTTTTTATTAAATTTGAATAAAAAAAGAGGCGATTTAATTAAAAACCGCCTCTTTTAAAGGTTTTTTACTAAAAATATGATTTTTACTTAGTTTTATCTTCTAATAGCTTCTAAAATTCGTAATTGATTAGAAATAGCATGACGTAAAACTTTACAAAGTAGATAATCTAAATATGAAACTTCATTTGCGGCAAGAGAAATCAAACTCTCATCTATATCGCTTATTAATGATGTAATATCTTTTTTTGCTTTATCTAAATCATTTACCAACAATCTCGCCACAAAATTAAATCGCACAATAAAATGTGCTGAGCTTCCAAAAATATACCCCGCATAACCACAGCCTCTTTGAGGGAGCCTTACATTTTTGTACTCATACATCACTGAGCCTAAAAAAGAATTCGCATCTACAAAAAAACCATTTTCTACATCATACGCTTCAAAAATAAAGGCCGGATTTTCTGAAATCCACTTATCCAAATATTTTGAATCTTTATTTTGCACAGAAGCATCAAATGCAGTCATCAACACTGGTGGATAAGCTTCAATTTTTGATATAAATGATAAGCTCAACAACGCACAACAAACAGTTAATATTTTTTTCATATTAAATTCCTTTATGAAAGACGTGTACCATTTTTGATTTCTGATCCAACAGTTACAAATGTCATGGATTTATCATCTTTTGCAAAAAGCATCATACCTTGTGACTCAAATCCAAGCATCTTGCGTGGCTTTAGGTTCAAAACATAAACACCTTTTTTACCAATCAAATCAGTCGGCGTAAAGTATTGACGAACACCTGATAAAATTTGCTTTTTGCCTAAAGATCCAAAGTCTACTTCAAGCTTATAAAGCTTATCTGAACCGTCAATAACTTCACATGATAAAATTTCGCCAACACAAAGTTGAACTTTTGCAAAATCTTCAATCCCGATTTCATCCACAGTTGCAACACCTTCAACCTTTTCTTTTTTAGAAGATTCTTTTTTAACGTCCACGGCTGCTTCACTTTTTTCTGCAGGCCTCTCAAAAAGAGCTTCTTTAGGTTTTGTTATTTTAAAATTTTTGTCCCAGATATTTTTTCGCAAAATCTCTTCATTGTTTATAGTCAAATCAATTTTATGCCCTATGCAAGAAATCAACTCTTCCATCTTTTTTGGCATTACAGGCCAAAGCAAATGTGCAACTGAATAAAGTGAATTGCAAACAACAGCTATCGTTTCCTCAAACTCATCTTTATTTTTTTTAACAGATTCCCAAGGCTTGCGATCATTGAAATATGCATTTACTTGCGAAATAAATGTCCACAATTTTGAAAGCGCAATGTGATATTGATAATGATTTAATTCATCACAATATTCTTTAAACATTTCTTCGCTTTTTATTTTTAGTATTTCAGATGCTGGATCAAAAACTTCTGGTGAATTAATTTCCGAAAATCCATTATTAATTGCAAGTACTGTAGTTCTACTCAAAAGATTTCCGAGATTATTCGCCAAATCTGAAGAAATACGGCCTTCTAAATCCTCAATACTAAATTGGCTATCTTGATTTACGGAGACACTTTTTAGTAAATAATATCGAACTTGCTCCACACCATATTTTGACGCTAATTCTTGTGGATCAACAGCATTTCCAAGAGATTTGGACATTTTATTTTCACCAGACAAAATATAACCATGGACCAATAATTTTTTAGGCATTGATAAACCTGAAGCCATCAAAAAAGCGGGCCAATAAACAGCATGAAATCGTAAAATATCTTTTCCCATTACTTGAACATTTGCAGGCCACCAAAAATCAAAATCTTCTTGCTGCTGTTTATTTGATGATAAATATCCAACTGCACTTAAATAATTATTTAATGCATCAGCCCAAACATAAACCGTTTGTCCACTTTCAAGAGGGAAAGGAATTCCCCAAGTCACGCCTTTGCGTGAAATGCTCAAATCTTGTAAACCGCCGCTAACAAATGAAATAACTTCATTAAGTTTTTCTTTTGGAGTTATAAATTCTGGATTTTGTTTATAAAACTCGAGCAATCTATCTTGATATGCAGAAAGTCTAAAAAAATAATTTTCTTCGGATAATTCTCTTAACTCTCTTTTACAAGAAGGACAAACTTTTTCATCTGTTGCTTTTTCTAGCGTGACAAACGTTTCACAGGGAACACAATACAAACCGCTGTAAACAGATTTATAAATGTCACCTTTTTCATAAAGATTCTTAATCCACTGTGTCACCATTTCTTGGTGCTGATTATCCGTTGTACGAATAAATTTGTCATAATCTATTTCGTAGAGTTCCCACATTTTTTTGAAATCAACAACTATTTTGTCAACAAATTCCTTTGGCTGCATTTTATTCTCTGCAGCCTTTTCAGCAACTTTTTGACCATGTTCATCTGTACCGGTTAAGAAAAAAACCTTCTTACCAAGAAGTCTATTAAAGCGCGCAGAAACATCTGCTAAAAGAGTTGAATACAAGGTACCAATATGTGGTTTGGAATTAACATAATAAATGGGAGTTGTAACATAAAATTTATTTTTGTTCATAAAAACTTCCTAAATAATTATTTTGCTGTTGCCATAACGACTGGCTCTAACATCTTTGCTGGCTCTGATTTTAAATTCTTTAAAATTCTGTTCCATCGAATAAATTTTGTCCACAAATCAATTGGATGTTTTATAAAATCAAAAAACCAAAAAGATTCTAAACTATCAATCGAATATACCACAAAGCTTGCTCTGCCATAAATTCGATCTGCATCCAAAAATCCCCAAAATCGGCTGTCATAACTATTTTTTCTATTATCACCCATCATCCAATATTTACCTTGAGGAACAACCATTGGACCAAAAATATCAACGTTTTTACCATTACGTTCAATTGTAGGAGTAAATGGCATAAGAACCCAAGCAGATGTAGAGCCAGGCTTCAAAACAACTTCTTCAGAATGCATACGATAAAAAGGTTGCTCTAACAGATCTTTTGAAGGGTCAAACGAATAACCTATTGGATCTGATCTATAACGTAAAAATGCAGGAACTGGTAATAATCCAATTCTATCAAAATCAAAAAATCCAGACGCTTTTTCAAGCACAATTAGCGGATATTTATTAACATAAGGCTCATCAAGTTTTTTACCATTTACATAAACAACTGTTTTACCATTTTCAATCTTTCCTTCGATAGTATCCCCTGGCAATCCGACAACTCTTTTTACAATATTATCAGGTCCAGCTTCTAAACCAACAATTGGAATAGGTAACCCAACATATTTTTGCCACCAATATTTCAATTTATTACTTTGATCAAATTTGAAAGTTTGGGATGAAAACATAACAAGATCACCACGCTGAGGTTTCCTTCCAAAGCTATAAGCCATATTATTTCCCCAAACACGATCACCTACTAAAAGATTAACTTCTGCTGATCCGGAAGGAACTTGATAAAGACCAAAAACAAAATTTCTTAATATAAAAATAACCACCAAAGCAGTAGCCAAAGCTTCTAACCACTGTCTCCACTCCGGTTTTGTTATTTCATTTAATTCTTTATAAACTTTTCTAAATCTTTTTACTTTCTTTTTAAGTTCAGGAGTTATTTTGCTCAAACTTTCGAAATCTTTTTTCAACGAAACTGATAGCAAATCTAACTCTTCAATCATCTTTGAAGATTTAGAAATTAAATCTTCTTTTTTATGTTTTTTCCAATAATCTATTCGCGAAGTAAACCGAGATTTATTAGAAAAATATTTTTCATTCCACTTTTCAAAAATCTTTTTAAATTTATTCATACAAAATTCCTTATGCTCCACTCTTTATCTTTTATATCTTTTTTAAAATTTCATGAGATTCTTATAGACAACCACAATTCATCTAAAACATCTAAAGGGATATCATTATGCAACGTATCCAATTTTTTAAACATTTCTTCCGATGGAAAAAATGACTTATTTTGAAAAACACTTTTATCTATCAATTCATAAGAAACCTTATTTACAGGATTAAATCCAAAATCATTTGAATTCATCGCATTAACAGTAGAACTTACTAAATAATCTATAAATTTATATGTCAACTCTTCTTTTTGAGACTTTTCTAAAATAGCTAAATTTTCAATCGTTAACAACGATCCCTCTTTTGGAATAATAAATGCAAATTCATCTTTCATTTTAGGATTATTGATCAACATCTTTCTAAAAAATAAACTTTCACAAGGGACTACAGGAACAATGCCTGCATACAAAAAATAATCTATCTTTTCACTTGAATAACTCTCTACATATTTCCGCTGCTTTATCAAAAGATCTCTTATCTCTTTCAGTTGATTTTTGCTCTGCTCGATCGGCTTTCCAAAAAGATATAAGGATGTTAAAAAAAGAATTTCACGAGGATCTGATGGCATAGCTATTTTATATTTTTCCCAATTTTCTGGATCAAAAATAAGCCCCCAGGTAGGATCTTGCATAACTTTGTCAAAAGATTCTTTTTTATAAGCAAGTCCAAAAATAGACCATGAATGAGGTACTGAATATTTATTTTGTGGATCAAAATATCGATTAATAAATCGTTTATCAATTTGTTCAAAATTTGAAATCTTAGAAATATTTAATGACTTAAGTAGATTAAACTTGATCAAAGACTCTATCATATAATCTGTAGTTATTAACAGGTCATAACCTGCGCCTTTATCTATTTTTAACTTTGCAAGCAATTCATCATTTGATTCAAAATACGTCACATGAACTTTTATACCGGTTTGTTCCTCAAACTTTTTCACTGATTCTTGCGAAATCATATCAGTAAAAGTAAGCACATGTATTGATCTTTCATTTCTATAAAAATAATTAATTATACGAGGAGAATACAGACAAAATAAAAGCAAAAAGAAAATAAAGGAGAAAATAAAAAAACGGATAAAAATAGATGCCAAATTTAATTTTTCCCAAATAAATTTATTCCACATCATGTCCAAACACCTGGTCTAAAACTTTAAATAAACATAGCGCTAAAACAAACAAACTACTTACAGCAAGCAAAATTGTTGAAATAGCATTAATTCGCGGATCGAT of the Candidatus Dependentiae bacterium genome contains:
- a CDS encoding methionine--tRNA ligase, whose product is MNKNKFYVTTPIYYVNSKPHIGTLYSTLLADVSARFNRLLGKKVFFLTGTDEHGQKVAEKAAENKMQPKEFVDKIVVDFKKMWELYEIDYDKFIRTTDNQHQEMVTQWIKNLYEKGDIYKSVYSGLYCVPCETFVTLEKATDEKVCPSCKRELRELSEENYFFRLSAYQDRLLEFYKQNPEFITPKEKLNEVISFVSGGLQDLSISRKGVTWGIPFPLESGQTVYVWADALNNYLSAVGYLSSNKQQQEDFDFWWPANVQVMGKDILRFHAVYWPAFLMASGLSMPKKLLVHGYILSGENKMSKSLGNAVDPQELASKYGVEQVRYYLLKSVSVNQDSQFSIEDLEGRISSDLANNLGNLLSRTTVLAINNGFSEINSPEVFDPASEILKIKSEEMFKEYCDELNHYQYHIALSKLWTFISQVNAYFNDRKPWESVKKNKDEFEETIAVVCNSLYSVAHLLWPVMPKKMEELISCIGHKIDLTINNEEILRKNIWDKNFKITKPKEALFERPAEKSEAAVDVKKESSKKEKVEGVATVDEIGIEDFAKVQLCVGEILSCEVIDGSDKLYKLEVDFGSLGKKQILSGVRQYFTPTDLIGKKGVYVLNLKPRKMLGFESQGMMLFAKDDKSMTFVTVGSEIKNGTRLS